The proteins below come from a single Pedobacter aquae genomic window:
- a CDS encoding SRPBCC family protein codes for MKTYTLNFSQKLPISLAEAWDFFSSPLNLAKITPPGMNFIITSDYTEKTKMYEGMIITYKVSPLLGIKMDWMTEITSVKEHQYFIDEQRFGPFKFWHHEHHFEEIDGGVLMTDKLIYGIPFGPIGTIANALIVGKQTREIFEFREIAVEKLFGKYG; via the coding sequence ATGAAAACTTATACACTAAATTTTAGTCAGAAATTACCTATTAGCTTAGCAGAAGCTTGGGATTTTTTTTCATCACCTCTTAACTTGGCAAAAATAACTCCGCCAGGTATGAATTTCATCATCACTTCTGATTATACAGAAAAGACCAAGATGTATGAAGGCATGATCATAACATATAAGGTATCGCCTTTATTGGGGATTAAAATGGATTGGATGACCGAAATTACATCTGTAAAAGAGCATCAATACTTTATAGATGAACAACGTTTTGGGCCATTTAAATTTTGGCATCACGAGCATCATTTTGAAGAAATTGATGGCGGCGTTTTAATGACAGATAAATTGATTTACGGCATTCCCTTTGGCCCTATTGGAACTATAGCAAATGCACTTATTGTTGGTAAACAAACTCGTGAGATTTTTGAGTTTAGAGAAATAGCGGTAGAAAAATTGTTTGGGAAATATGGCTAG
- a CDS encoding methylmalonyl-CoA mutase family protein, protein MQEISIYKPKNKIRFVTAASLFDGHDATINIMRRILQSSGAEVIHLGHNRSVEEVVNCAIQEDVQGIALTSYQGGHIEYFKYMFDLLKEKQAGHIKIFGGGGGVILQEEIQELHQYGIAKIFSPDDGRTMGLQGMINYMLESCDFNPIDIYHPQLSNIKNKDFQEIARCITLAENDAQKHEDFIKALKNLNEKATPVLGITGTGGAGKSSLTDELVRRFLTYTDKSLAIISVDPSKRKTGGALLGDRIRMNAINTPRVYMRSLATRQANLALSKHIEESIAICKTAGFDMIIVETSGIGQSDTAITDYVDVSLYVMTPEFGAATQLEKIDMLDFADLVAINKSDKKGAQDAIRDVRKQFKRNHLLFETPDEDLPIFTTMASQFNDPGTNQLFKAIIHQIEAKTSLNFNIKTDIATADHEKNYIIPPHRTRYLAEITEANFAYSGWVVQQAGIAQKMYQVKGAADLSLHYKQEQAAEALKEIYNHLEEQLDPYCKTLLKEWPQTLEKYQQDEFVYHVRDKEIKQALKTVSLSKLKIPKISLPKYEAWGDVLKWLLTENLPGEFPYAAGVFPLKRAGEDPTRMFAGEGGPERTNKRFHYVSLGQDAKRLSTAFDSVTLYGEDPHIRPDVYGKIGNSGVSIATLDDAKKLYSGFNLCDPSTSVSMTINGPAPMLLGFFMNAAIDQQCEIYIKENGLEAEVKAKIQAIYQAKKQARPVYNGALPEGNNGLGLMLLGVTGDEVLPSAIYNQIKEKAIATVRGTVQADILKEDQAQNTCIFSTEFALRMMGDIQQYFIDQKVRNFYSVSISGYHIAEAGANPITQLAFTLANGFTFVEYYLSRGMHIDDFAPNLSFFFSNGIDPEYAVIGRVARRIWAKAIKEKYKGNDRSQKLKYHIQTSGRSLHAQEIDFNDIRTTLQALYAIYDNCNSLHTNAYDEAITTPTEASVRRAMAIQLIINKELGLANNENPLQGAFIIEELTNLVEEAVLLELNRLNERGGVLGAMETMYQRSKIQEESLHYETLKHNGDFPIIGVNTFLSKDGSPTVAPGEVIRATTEEKEYQIQVLEAFKKRNLDKASIELEALRKTAIQNGNIFESLMEATKYCSLGQLSQALYEVGGQYRRNM, encoded by the coding sequence ATGCAAGAAATCTCCATTTATAAACCAAAAAATAAAATAAGATTTGTAACGGCAGCCTCACTATTTGATGGCCATGATGCTACTATCAATATCATGAGGAGGATTTTACAATCATCTGGAGCCGAGGTTATACATTTAGGGCATAACAGATCTGTTGAAGAGGTTGTAAACTGCGCTATACAGGAAGATGTGCAAGGCATCGCTTTAACATCATACCAAGGCGGGCATATAGAGTATTTTAAGTATATGTTTGATTTGCTTAAAGAAAAACAAGCAGGTCATATTAAAATTTTTGGTGGTGGCGGAGGCGTTATTTTGCAAGAGGAAATACAAGAGCTACATCAATATGGTATAGCTAAAATATTCTCTCCGGATGATGGCCGTACGATGGGTTTACAAGGCATGATAAACTATATGCTGGAGAGTTGCGATTTTAACCCGATTGACATTTATCATCCACAGTTATCAAATATAAAAAACAAAGATTTTCAAGAAATAGCTCGTTGTATAACACTTGCAGAAAATGACGCTCAAAAACATGAGGATTTTATTAAGGCCTTAAAAAATCTTAACGAAAAGGCCACACCTGTTTTAGGTATTACAGGAACAGGTGGTGCAGGAAAATCATCTTTAACAGATGAATTGGTAAGACGCTTTTTAACCTATACAGATAAGAGTTTAGCCATAATATCGGTAGATCCATCTAAAAGGAAAACCGGTGGTGCACTTTTGGGAGATCGTATCCGCATGAATGCCATAAATACGCCCAGAGTATATATGCGTTCTCTAGCCACCAGACAAGCAAATTTGGCGCTTTCTAAACATATTGAAGAGTCTATAGCTATTTGTAAAACTGCCGGTTTTGATATGATTATTGTAGAAACATCTGGCATTGGCCAATCTGATACCGCTATTACAGATTATGTGGATGTTTCTTTATATGTGATGACCCCCGAATTTGGTGCAGCAACCCAATTAGAAAAAATTGATATGCTTGACTTTGCAGATTTGGTGGCCATCAACAAATCAGACAAAAAGGGTGCACAAGATGCGATTAGAGATGTAAGAAAGCAATTTAAACGTAATCATCTGTTGTTTGAAACTCCGGATGAAGATTTACCCATCTTCACCACGATGGCATCTCAGTTTAATGACCCTGGAACCAACCAGCTATTTAAGGCCATCATCCATCAAATAGAAGCAAAAACAAGCTTAAATTTTAATATTAAAACTGATATTGCTACAGCAGATCATGAGAAAAATTATATCATCCCACCTCATAGAACCCGTTATTTAGCAGAAATAACAGAAGCAAATTTTGCTTATTCTGGTTGGGTTGTGCAGCAAGCAGGTATTGCTCAAAAGATGTATCAGGTTAAAGGAGCAGCAGATTTATCTTTACATTACAAACAAGAACAAGCTGCTGAGGCTTTAAAAGAGATTTATAATCACTTAGAAGAGCAACTAGACCCCTATTGTAAAACGCTATTAAAAGAATGGCCTCAAACACTAGAAAAATATCAGCAAGATGAATTTGTTTATCATGTTAGAGATAAAGAAATTAAACAGGCTTTAAAAACAGTTTCTTTATCGAAACTTAAAATTCCTAAAATTTCTTTGCCTAAATATGAAGCTTGGGGCGATGTTTTAAAATGGTTACTTACAGAAAATTTACCGGGCGAATTTCCTTATGCTGCGGGAGTTTTCCCTTTAAAAAGAGCAGGTGAAGATCCTACAAGAATGTTTGCTGGTGAAGGCGGACCAGAACGTACCAATAAAAGATTCCATTATGTTTCTTTAGGTCAGGATGCAAAAAGATTATCTACCGCGTTTGACTCGGTTACTTTATATGGCGAAGATCCACATATCAGACCCGATGTTTATGGCAAAATTGGAAACTCGGGTGTAAGTATTGCTACTTTAGATGATGCTAAGAAGCTCTACTCTGGCTTTAATTTGTGCGACCCTAGCACATCGGTATCCATGACGATTAACGGACCAGCGCCCATGCTTCTAGGTTTTTTTATGAATGCCGCTATTGATCAGCAATGTGAAATTTATATTAAAGAAAACGGTTTAGAAGCAGAGGTTAAAGCTAAAATACAAGCTATTTATCAAGCAAAAAAACAAGCAAGACCAGTTTACAACGGAGCTTTACCAGAAGGTAATAATGGGCTAGGCTTAATGCTTTTAGGAGTTACTGGAGATGAAGTTTTACCATCAGCTATCTATAACCAAATCAAAGAAAAAGCCATAGCAACGGTTAGAGGTACTGTACAAGCAGATATTTTAAAAGAAGACCAAGCCCAAAATACTTGTATTTTCTCTACAGAATTTGCTTTAAGGATGATGGGCGATATACAGCAATATTTCATAGACCAAAAGGTTAGGAATTTTTACTCTGTCTCTATATCTGGCTATCATATTGCTGAGGCTGGCGCAAACCCTATTACGCAATTAGCATTTACCCTAGCAAATGGTTTTACTTTTGTGGAGTATTACCTAAGTAGAGGGATGCATATTGATGATTTCGCTCCTAATTTATCTTTCTTTTTCTCTAATGGTATAGACCCAGAATATGCCGTGATAGGAAGAGTAGCCAGAAGAATTTGGGCTAAAGCTATCAAAGAGAAATATAAAGGGAATGATAGGTCTCAAAAATTAAAATATCATATTCAAACTTCCGGGAGGTCTTTACATGCCCAAGAGATAGATTTTAACGATATCAGAACTACACTACAAGCGCTTTATGCCATTTATGATAATTGCAACTCTTTACACACCAATGCTTATGACGAGGCTATTACCACACCTACCGAAGCATCTGTAAGAAGAGCTATGGCTATACAGCTCATCATCAACAAAGAATTGGGTTTAGCTAATAATGAAAATCCTTTACAAGGTGCTTTCATTATAGAAGAGCTAACCAATTTAGTGGAAGAAGCGGTATTGTTAGAATTAAACAGACTAAATGAGCGTGGTGGCGTACTAGGCGCTATGGAAACCATGTACCAAAGAAGCAAAATACAAGAAGAATCTTTACACTACGAAACGCTTAAACATAATGGAGATTTCCCCATTATTGGTGTAAATACATTTTTAAGTAAAGATGGCTCGCCTACGGTTGCACCAGGAGAAGTTATTAGAGCAACTACAGAAGAAAAAGAATATCAAATACAGGTTTTAGAAGCATTTAAGAAAAGAAATTTAGATAAAGCAAGTATAGAGCTTGAAGCTTTGAGGAAAACAGCCATCCAAAACGGCAATATATTTGAAAGCTTAATGGAGGCCACAAAATATTGCTCTTTAGGGCAATTATCACAAGCACTTTATGAAGTTGGTGGGCAATATAGAAGAAATATGTAG
- a CDS encoding TIGR01212 family radical SAM protein (This family includes YhcC from E. coli K-12, an uncharacterized radical SAM protein.) translates to MEKSLAFGEKNYNYYSAYLKEKYQVKRVYKVIVDGGFTCPNRDGSKGYGGCTYCNVDSFTPTSRTMATMKEQIEFGMERARKHYKAEKFIIYFQPNTNTYAPAHYLKTMYDEALSVDTTDVVGLSVGTRPDCLDAEKIALLESYTDRLDVDLEMGMESIYNETLSQINRGCSHDEFIDIMKLLENSKLDICVHTIFGLPGETKDMMLKYADEINRFPQINFVKFHHLHIVEGSIMGVKYKKEPFKLFSLEEYTDFLCELLPLVRPNIIIQRLFGISDLDMLIAPKWGLKKSEIQTYIDNEIERRGVVQGSKYQKILI, encoded by the coding sequence GTGGAAAAATCTCTCGCTTTCGGCGAAAAAAATTATAATTACTATAGTGCTTACTTAAAAGAGAAGTATCAGGTAAAACGTGTGTATAAAGTTATTGTTGATGGAGGTTTTACTTGCCCCAACCGCGATGGCTCTAAAGGCTACGGAGGCTGTACCTATTGCAATGTAGATTCTTTTACGCCAACATCCAGAACTATGGCTACCATGAAAGAGCAAATAGAGTTTGGGATGGAACGAGCAAGAAAGCATTATAAGGCAGAAAAATTTATCATTTATTTTCAGCCAAACACCAATACTTACGCTCCGGCACATTATTTAAAAACCATGTATGACGAAGCTTTAAGTGTTGATACGACCGATGTTGTTGGCTTATCTGTTGGTACAAGACCCGATTGTTTAGACGCAGAAAAAATAGCTTTATTAGAAAGTTATACCGATAGGCTAGATGTTGATTTAGAAATGGGAATGGAGTCTATTTATAACGAAACCCTATCGCAAATTAACCGCGGCTGCTCTCATGATGAGTTTATAGATATCATGAAATTGCTTGAAAATTCTAAACTAGATATTTGCGTACACACCATTTTTGGTTTACCCGGAGAAACTAAGGATATGATGCTTAAATATGCCGACGAGATAAACCGTTTCCCGCAGATAAACTTCGTTAAATTTCATCATTTACACATCGTAGAAGGCTCTATTATGGGCGTAAAATATAAAAAAGAACCTTTTAAGTTGTTTAGTTTGGAAGAGTATACTGATTTTCTTTGCGAGTTATTACCATTAGTTCGTCCAAACATTATTATACAACGCCTTTTCGGTATTTCAGATTTAGATATGTTAATTGCACCAAAATGGGGCTTAAAAAAATCTGAAATCCAAACTTATATTGATAACGAAATAGAAAGAAGAGGAGTAGTACAAGGTTCTAAATATCAAAAGATACTTATCTAA
- a CDS encoding porin: MYLKPVNVLSSFLLFAILTFTHLSQAQTKDTLVLKPKASIEKWYDKLAIRGYAQLRYNGLIESNPNLKCEQCDRSWGDGGDFFIRRIRLIFFGQISEKVYLYIQPDFASATGNSLNFGQIRDAYVDVGLDKDNEFRFRFGQSKIPYGFENMQSSQNRLTLDRNDAINSAAANERDLGLFFYWAPKEIRQRFSTLVKQGLKGSGDYGVFGFGAYNGQTANRPDLNNKQHLIARLSYPFLFGKQFIEPGIQAYTGKYVMAADQLSSGVKTNASKNYLDQRIAATLVVYPQPFGVQAEYNIGKGPEFNKQTDSIEVKSLNGGYVMFNYMAKINNQLLYPFVKAQYYDGGKKHERDARSYLVKELEIGAEWEPNKFLELVVNYTFSSRRFEDFALQDNLQRGSLLRIQAQVNF; this comes from the coding sequence ATGTATTTAAAACCTGTTAATGTATTAAGTAGCTTTTTATTATTTGCAATTCTAACTTTTACCCATTTATCTCAGGCCCAAACTAAAGATACTTTAGTGTTGAAACCTAAAGCATCAATAGAAAAATGGTACGATAAACTTGCTATTAGAGGTTATGCACAATTAAGGTATAACGGATTGATAGAAAGTAACCCGAACTTAAAATGCGAACAATGTGATAGATCTTGGGGCGATGGAGGAGATTTTTTCATAAGACGAATAAGATTAATATTTTTTGGACAAATAAGTGAAAAAGTATATCTATATATTCAACCAGATTTTGCGAGTGCAACTGGCAATTCATTAAATTTTGGACAAATTAGAGATGCTTATGTTGATGTAGGTTTAGATAAAGATAATGAGTTTAGATTTAGATTTGGGCAAAGTAAAATACCTTATGGTTTTGAGAACATGCAATCTAGCCAGAACAGATTAACATTAGACCGTAACGATGCTATTAACAGCGCAGCAGCTAATGAACGTGACTTAGGTTTATTCTTTTATTGGGCACCAAAAGAAATTAGACAAAGATTTTCAACTTTAGTTAAACAAGGTTTAAAAGGCTCTGGAGATTATGGAGTTTTTGGTTTTGGCGCCTATAATGGCCAAACCGCTAACAGACCAGACCTAAACAATAAACAACATTTAATAGCTCGTTTATCTTACCCTTTTCTATTTGGCAAACAGTTTATAGAACCTGGTATACAAGCTTATACTGGCAAATATGTAATGGCAGCAGACCAATTAAGTTCTGGTGTTAAAACCAATGCCAGCAAAAACTATTTAGACCAAAGAATTGCAGCAACTTTAGTAGTTTACCCGCAACCATTTGGTGTACAAGCAGAATATAATATTGGTAAAGGACCAGAGTTTAACAAACAAACAGATTCTATTGAAGTCAAATCCTTAAACGGAGGTTATGTAATGTTTAATTATATGGCTAAAATCAACAATCAATTATTATATCCTTTTGTTAAGGCCCAATATTATGATGGAGGGAAGAAACACGAAAGAGATGCCCGTAGTTATTTAGTTAAAGAACTAGAAATTGGGGCAGAATGGGAACCTAACAAATTCTTAGAATTAGTGGTTAACTATACTTTTTCTTCCAGAAGATTTGAAGATTTTGCACTTCAAGATAACTTACAAAGAGGGAGCTTAC
- the corA gene encoding magnesium/cobalt transporter CorA produces MLRIYYKKNTRLAKETDVELLREIPMESLVWVDLQNPTVEEKVTIETYFDIKYSSEEESQEIESSSRFSEMDNEIIINSNFLAVRQHGFDYSPVSIILEKGILFTYRDDDLKTFGESVKKIKANPTLYINGFQILSTILETCIDQDADLIENIAKVISELNKSLKATSEKVDEEDLLKISSLQNDNMMLRENIIDKQRMISALMKSSTFPQEYMGVLRIMIKDISSLLEHNKFAFERLEYLQDTFMGLINIEQNRIIKIFTVATVAFMPPTLIASIYGMNFKIMPELDWEYGYLLAITLMFVSSFGTLIYFKKKKWL; encoded by the coding sequence ATGCTTAGAATCTATTATAAAAAAAATACCCGCCTTGCAAAAGAGACTGATGTAGAGCTTTTAAGGGAAATACCTATGGAGAGCTTGGTTTGGGTAGATTTGCAGAACCCTACAGTAGAAGAAAAAGTTACCATAGAAACTTATTTTGATATTAAATATTCATCAGAAGAAGAATCTCAGGAGATAGAAAGTTCATCACGCTTTAGCGAAATGGATAATGAAATCATCATTAACTCTAACTTCTTAGCCGTAAGGCAACATGGTTTTGATTATAGTCCGGTTTCTATTATCCTTGAAAAAGGCATTTTATTTACTTACCGTGATGATGATTTAAAAACTTTTGGAGAATCTGTAAAAAAGATAAAGGCCAATCCAACTTTATATATTAATGGTTTCCAGATACTTTCAACCATTTTAGAAACCTGTATAGACCAAGATGCAGATTTGATAGAGAATATTGCCAAAGTAATATCAGAACTAAATAAAAGCTTAAAAGCAACCAGTGAGAAAGTAGATGAAGAAGATTTATTAAAGATTTCATCGCTTCAGAACGATAATATGATGTTAAGGGAAAACATCATTGATAAGCAAAGAATGATTTCTGCTTTGATGAAATCCTCAACTTTTCCGCAAGAGTATATGGGGGTTTTAAGAATCATGATTAAAGATATCAGCTCCCTATTAGAGCATAATAAATTTGCTTTTGAACGATTAGAATATCTTCAAGATACTTTTATGGGTTTAATTAACATTGAGCAAAACCGTATCATCAAAATATTTACCGTTGCTACGGTTGCTTTTATGCCTCCTACCCTAATTGCCAGTATTTACGGTATGAATTTTAAAATTATGCCAGAACTTGATTGGGAGTATGGCTATCTATTAGCTATTACTTTAATGTTTGTTTCCTCTTTTGGCACTTTGATTTATTTTAAGAAGAAGAAGTGGCTTTAA
- a CDS encoding ribonuclease H-like YkuK family protein produces the protein MTWKKFSGEVINSSILEEVEKTIEREYEAGNKLKVCIGTDSQVKGNTTDFATVIVFLREQKGGFMFIHQERSTQKMSIKERMLTEVQKSIETAYTLCDLLDLYDVDLEVHADINTNPQFKSNAALHEAMGYILSMGFVFKAKPEAFASSACANKMVQ, from the coding sequence ATGACCTGGAAAAAATTTAGCGGCGAAGTCATCAATTCATCTATCCTAGAAGAAGTAGAAAAAACTATTGAAAGAGAGTACGAAGCAGGCAACAAGCTTAAAGTTTGTATTGGTACAGACTCTCAGGTTAAAGGTAATACCACAGACTTTGCTACCGTAATTGTATTTCTGAGAGAACAAAAAGGCGGTTTCATGTTTATCCATCAGGAAAGAAGCACCCAGAAAATGAGTATTAAAGAAAGAATGCTTACTGAGGTACAGAAATCTATTGAAACAGCCTACACCCTATGTGATTTACTTGATTTGTACGATGTAGATTTAGAGGTACATGCTGATATTAATACCAACCCACAGTTTAAATCTAATGCAGCGCTACATGAGGCTATGGGCTACATCTTAAGTATGGGCTTTGTTTTTAAGGCTAAACCAGAAGCGTTTGCAAGCTCTGCTTGTGCTAATAAAATGGTGCAGTAA
- the ettA gene encoding energy-dependent translational throttle protein EttA: MADEKIIFSMAGVNKIYPPQKQVLKNIYLSFFYGAKIGVIGLNGSGKSSLLKIIAGLDKSYQGEVVLSPGFSVGYLAQEPELDPEKTVKEVVEEGAKEITDILKEYEEINEKFGLPEVYEDADAMDKLMARQGVLQDQIDAVNGWELDAKLERAMDALRCPEPDAKIATLSGGEKRRVALCRLLIQEPAVLLLDEPTNHLDAESVDWLEQHLQNYEGTVIAVTHDRYFLDNVAGWILELDRGEGIPWKGNYSSWLDQKAKRLAQEEKTESKRQKTLERELEWVRMAPKARHAKSKARLGNYEKLASEETKEREDKLELFIPPGPRLGNVVIEANGVTKAYGDRVLFENLTFSLPPAGIVGIIGPNGAGKTTLFRLITGQETPDAGTFRVGETVKLGYVDQMHHDLDPEKSVWENITGGHETMMLGNKSTNSRAYVSKFNFNGADQQKKVAVLSGGERNRAHLAITLKEGSNVLLLDEPTNDIDVNTLRALEEALENFGGCAVVISHDRWFLDRICTHILAFEGDSQVYFFEGNYSEYEENRKKRLGDVAPKRIKYRKLA; encoded by the coding sequence ATGGCAGACGAGAAAATAATCTTTTCAATGGCAGGGGTAAATAAGATTTATCCGCCACAGAAACAGGTACTGAAAAATATTTACCTTTCTTTCTTTTATGGCGCTAAAATTGGCGTTATAGGGTTAAATGGTTCTGGTAAATCTTCCCTATTAAAAATTATTGCTGGCTTAGATAAATCTTACCAGGGGGAAGTGGTATTATCTCCAGGATTTTCTGTAGGATACTTAGCACAAGAACCAGAGCTAGACCCAGAGAAAACCGTGAAAGAAGTAGTTGAAGAGGGTGCAAAAGAGATTACAGACATCCTAAAAGAATATGAAGAAATAAACGAAAAATTTGGTTTACCTGAAGTTTATGAAGACGCTGATGCGATGGATAAATTGATGGCAAGGCAAGGTGTTTTGCAAGACCAAATTGACGCTGTTAACGGGTGGGAGCTGGACGCAAAACTAGAGCGAGCTATGGATGCTTTACGTTGCCCAGAACCTGACGCAAAGATTGCCACATTGTCAGGAGGAGAGAAAAGGCGTGTAGCTTTATGCCGTTTATTGATACAAGAACCTGCTGTTTTATTGCTAGATGAACCAACCAATCACTTAGATGCAGAATCTGTGGATTGGTTAGAGCAGCACTTACAAAACTACGAAGGAACTGTAATAGCGGTTACCCACGATAGGTATTTCTTAGATAATGTAGCTGGTTGGATTTTAGAATTAGACCGTGGAGAAGGCATTCCTTGGAAAGGTAATTACTCATCTTGGTTAGACCAAAAGGCTAAACGCTTAGCTCAGGAAGAAAAAACGGAGAGCAAACGCCAAAAAACATTAGAAAGAGAGTTAGAATGGGTAAGGATGGCGCCAAAAGCAAGACACGCAAAATCTAAAGCCAGACTAGGGAACTACGAAAAACTAGCATCAGAAGAAACAAAGGAAAGAGAAGATAAGCTTGAGCTATTTATCCCACCTGGACCAAGGTTGGGTAATGTAGTTATTGAAGCTAATGGTGTTACCAAAGCTTATGGAGACCGTGTGCTGTTTGAAAATTTAACCTTCTCTCTTCCGCCGGCTGGTATAGTGGGTATAATTGGACCAAATGGTGCCGGAAAAACCACTTTATTTAGGTTAATTACCGGACAAGAGACACCAGACGCTGGTACTTTTAGGGTTGGGGAGACCGTAAAATTAGGTTATGTAGATCAGATGCATCATGATTTAGACCCAGAAAAATCTGTGTGGGAGAACATTACAGGCGGACATGAGACCATGATGCTTGGAAATAAATCTACCAATTCTAGGGCTTATGTTTCTAAGTTTAACTTTAACGGAGCAGATCAACAGAAAAAAGTAGCTGTGTTATCTGGAGGAGAACGTAATAGAGCCCATTTAGCTATTACTTTAAAAGAAGGTTCTAACGTTTTATTACTAGATGAGCCTACCAACGATATAGATGTAAATACTTTGAGAGCTTTAGAAGAAGCTTTAGAGAATTTTGGAGGTTGTGCGGTAGTTATTTCTCACGATAGGTGGTTTTTAGATAGAATATGTACGCATATTTTAGCCTTCGAAGGCGATTCACAGGTTTATTTCTTTGAAGGTAATTACTCGGAATATGAAGAAAACCGTAAAAAGAGATTGGGTGATGTTGCTCCTAAAAGGATTAAATATAGAAAACTAGCTTAA